The DNA sequence GTGTCCTCACGTTACAGAGGTAAGATATCATGTGTATCGGATTGAGATTATAGAATTGGTGGCGAGATATTTCTGATTTGGAATATCTCTTTTTTATTTTTAGAAGCTACGATTCTATAATGAAGCAGGGTGGCACCACGACCAAATATCGTCCCTGGTAAGAGCAGAAATGTTTTTACCAGGGATTTTTTTATCATATAGGAAAGTTCATTGAACTCCCCTATATGATAAAAACGCTCCGCTAAGGATGCACAGCTCGCGGAGAGGAATTTTGTCGTAAACGACACCGCTCGCGCGCGGCGAATTCTGCAAGCGGAACTCTTTTTTATAGAAAGGAGCACAACATGAAACGTATTTTAAGAGTATACAAACGAACCGTAAGTATTGTAAATGAAACAGCAATTGGCATGTATGAAAAACTGGCAGGAGGAAAGAAGGGATTCCTGTTGGAAAGCTACGATAAGAACTATGACCGTTATACCATCTTTGGAGCAGAACCGGAGGAAATCATTACATCAAGAGGAAATGCACTTGTAATTAAGCATGGAGAGCAAGAGGAAGTCAGAGAGGGAAATCCCTTAGAGTTGTTGAAAGAGTACTACAACGAATTTGAAATTCGAAAAGATGTAGATGGACTTTCCTTTAACGGCGGATTAGTCGGCAATCTGGGATATGATTTTGTGCGGTATTCCGAACAGTTGCCGGATGAAAATCCGGATGAAATCGGAATCGAAACCGTTCAGATGATACTGATGACAAAGTTCATTGTAGTGGATCATGTGGCAGAGACATTGACTGCAGTGGTGTTAGAGGAAGACAGCGAAGAAGGAAAGAAACGGGCAAAAATGTTAGCAGATGAAATGATTCAGGAAGTCAGAACGGTTGGAAGTCAGAAGAACACAGAACGGAAATTTGTTCATGACGGAAAAATTGTAAAGAAATCCGATACCTTAGAGCAGTATAGCAAAAAGGTAGAGAAGATAAAAGAATATATCAGAGAAGGTCATATTTTCCAGACGGTACTTTCCCAACGTTGGACTATTGAGACCGGACAGGAAGGATTTGAACTTTATAAGGAGTTAAGAGAACTTAACCCGTCACCTTACCTTTACTACTTTAATTATGGAGGCTTTGAAGTAATCGGAAGTTCACCGGAAATGATTGTGAAACAGCAGGGGGGAAGAGTTTTCACCTGTCCTATTGCCGGAACCAGAAAGCGCGGAAAAGATGTGGAAGAAGATGCAGTGTTAAAGGCAGACTTGTTGGGAGATGAAAAAGAACGTGCCGAGCATGTGATGCTGGTGGATTTAGCAAGAAACGACATGGGAAGGATTGCAGAGTTTGGAACCGTAAAAGTGACACAGTTTATGGAAGTGCAGAATTACTCTCATGTAATGCATATCGTGTCCATGGTAGAAGGTCGGAAAAAGGGAGAGTATCATCCGTTTGATTTAGCAGCCTCCTTCCTTCCGGCGGGAACTTTGAGTGGAGCACCAAAGATTCGTGCCATGGAGATTATCGATGAATTGGAAGAAAGCCGCAGAGGACTTTATGGTGGCGCTACCGGATATATTGATTTCGATGGTGATATGGACTTCTGTATTACCATTCGAACCATGGTAAAGAAAGGAAACAAAGTTTATTTGCAGGCGGGTGCCGGAATTGTAGCGGATTCCAAGCCGGAAATGGAATATCAAGAGTGCTGTAACAAAGTTATGGCTTTGGCAAAAACGTTGGTGGAAGAAGAAAATCTGTAAGGAGGAGAGAGCATGATACTTTTAATTGATAACTATGATTCCTTTACTTATAACCTATATCAGTATATGGGAATTTTCACAGAGGATATTAAGGTAGTGCGTAACGATAAAATTACAATAGAAGAGATAGAGCAGTTACAGCCGGAACGGATTGTATTATCTCCGGGACCGAAGAATCCCAAAGAGGCAGGTATCTGTATGGATGTGGTAAAAAAATTTTACGACAAGATTCCAATCCTTGGTATTTGCCTTGGACATCAGTGTATTGGAGAAGCTTTAGGCGGAACGGTTTCCTATGCTAAGAATTTGTATCACGGAAAACAGTCTGTTATCCATCATACAGGAGAAAGTATTTTTACCGGAATCAATACGCCGGTTAAAATTGCAAGATATCATTCACTGGCAGTACAAAAGGAAGACTTGCCGGAATGTTTGAAAATCTTAGCAGAAACCGAAGATGGGGAAATCATGGCGATGCGCCATAAGGATTATCCGGTGGTAGGACTTCAATTCCATCCTGAATCTATTTATACAGAGCATGGAAAACGAATGATAGATAATTTTGTAAACGGAGTGATGTAGAAATGATATTAGATAAAATTGTAGAGGATAAAAAATTACGTCTTCCCCAGCATAAAGCAAAAATCTCATTTGAAACAATGAGAAAACTTGCAGAGGAATATAATGAGTCGGCAATTAGTTTTAAGGATGCACTTGCAAAACCGGGGATTTCCGTTATCGGAGAGTTCAAAAAGGCATCTCCCAGTCTGGGAAATATCCAGAGCAAGATAAACCTTACAGACCGTATAGAAGAATATAATGTATCCGTAGATGCCATTTCCTGTCTTACAGAGGAAGACCATTTTCTTGGAAGTGTGGATTACTTAAAGGAAATCCGAAAGATGTCACCACTGCCAATTATTCGTAAGGATTTCATGATAGATGAGTATCAGTTTTATGAAGCAAAGGCAATCGGGGCAAATGCGATTCTTCTGATTGCAGCCATTTTAGATGATGTACAGATGAAGGATTTTTATGATTTGGCAACGGAATTAGGGCTGGATGCTTTGGTAGAAACTCACGATGAAAGGGAAATGGAGCGGGCACTGAAGCTGGATGCAGAAATTATCGGCGTCAACAATCGGGATTTAAGGGATTTTACAATCAAGCTGGATACTACGAAACGGTTATCCGCCATGGTGCCAAAAGATAAAATTTTTGTGGCAGAAAGCGGCATTGTCAGCGATGAGGATGTGAAGTTTCTAAAGGACTCCAGAGTAGATGCTTTTTTAATTGGAAGAGCCTTTATGGAAGCGGAGAATCCCAGAGAGTTAGCACGACATTGGAAAAGTTTGTAGGAGGCAGAAATGAAGACACCTTGTATTAAGATTTGTGGTCTTACAAGAACCGAAGAAGCAGACTTTTTGAACAAATCCAGAGTAAATTATGCCGGATTTGTATTTTTTGAAAAGAGCAAACGGAATGTTTCTTTTTTGCAGGCAAAGGAAATTATGAATCGGTTATCGCCGGATGTAGAAAGAGTGGCAGTGACTGTAAGCCCTTCCGAGAAATTGTTAGAAGAGATAGAAAATACCGGATTTGATATTTTACAGGTGCATGGAGAATTAAAACCAGAAATTTTAGAAAAAAGTACACTTCCGATTTGGCGGGCTTGCAATCTGAAAGAGCCGGAGGATATAAAAAAATTAGAGCAGCATAAAAAAATTACTGGTTATGTAATTGATGCAGGTAATTATGGGAGTGGAAAAACCTTCGATTGGAACAGTAGCAAAGCAGTTTTGGAAGAAGCAAAGCAGAAAGTTTTTGCTGGAAAACAATTCATTCTGGCAGGAGGATTAAATTCCAAAAATGTGGCAGAAGGAATCAACACTTTTTCACCGGATATTGTGGATGTAAGTTCTGGTGTGGAAGGAAAATGTGGAAAAGATAAAATTTTGATAGAAGAATTTATAGGAAAGGTGAGAGAACATGGAAAAAATGAGTGAAAGATATTATGGAGAATTTGGAGGACAGTATGTATCAGAATCTCTGATGAATACCTTGGAGGAACTGGATAAGGCATATGAGGAAGCAATTCATGATGAAGAATTTTTAAAACAGTATGACTACTATATGAAACAATATGTGGGAAGAGAAAATCCTTTGTATTATGCAGAAAATTTAAGCCGTGAGTATGGGACTAAGATTTATTTAAAGAGAGAAGATTTGAATCATACAGGAGCCCATAAAATCAACAACGTAATTGGTCAGATTCTTTTGGCAAAACGCATGGGAAAGACAAAAGTAATCGCAGAAACCGGAGCCGGTCAGCATGGTGTAGCAACGGCCACTGGAGCTGCATTGTTTGGGATGGAATGTACGGTTTATATGGGCGAAGAGGATATGCAGCGTCAGGCATTGAATGTATTTCGTATGGAAATGCTGGGAGCTAAGGTAGAATGTGTTACTTCCGGAAGTAAAACCCTTAAAGATGCCACCAACGAAGCAATTCGTACCTGGGCAAAAACAGCAGAAGATACTTTTTATGTAATTGGCTCTGCCGTAGGTCCATATCCATACCCAAAGATGGTAAAGGAATTTCAGAGCGTCATCAGTCGGGAAAGTAAGAAACAGATATTAGAAGCGGAAGGCAGATTGCCGGATGTGGTTATGGCATGTGTAGGTGGCGGTTCTAATTCTATCGGAATGTTTGCAGATTTTATTGAAGAACCGTCTGTGAAGCTGATTGGTGTGGAAGCTGCCGGACTTGGAATTGAAACAGGAAAACATGCCAGTGCCATGGCAGAGGGAAGACCGGGAACACTTCACGGAATGCGTTCCTACCTGTTGCAGAATGAGGATGGAAATATCCAAATTGCTCATTCAATCTCTGCAGGACTGGATTATCCGGGAGTTGGACCGGAACATGCATATTTAAAAGATAGCGGTAGA is a window from the Roseburia sp. 499 genome containing:
- the trpB gene encoding tryptophan synthase subunit beta — translated: MSERYYGEFGGQYVSESLMNTLEELDKAYEEAIHDEEFLKQYDYYMKQYVGRENPLYYAENLSREYGTKIYLKREDLNHTGAHKINNVIGQILLAKRMGKTKVIAETGAGQHGVATATGAALFGMECTVYMGEEDMQRQALNVFRMEMLGAKVECVTSGSKTLKDATNEAIRTWAKTAEDTFYVIGSAVGPYPYPKMVKEFQSVISRESKKQILEAEGRLPDVVMACVGGGSNSIGMFADFIEEPSVKLIGVEAAGLGIETGKHASAMAEGRPGTLHGMRSYLLQNEDGNIQIAHSISAGLDYPGVGPEHAYLKDSGRAEYVSITDKEAMDALMELCKLEGIIPAIESAHAVAYAKKQAKKMKPDDIMIVCLSGRGDKDVHTVADYLAGKGYLN
- a CDS encoding phosphoribosylanthranilate isomerase, whose protein sequence is MKTPCIKICGLTRTEEADFLNKSRVNYAGFVFFEKSKRNVSFLQAKEIMNRLSPDVERVAVTVSPSEKLLEEIENTGFDILQVHGELKPEILEKSTLPIWRACNLKEPEDIKKLEQHKKITGYVIDAGNYGSGKTFDWNSSKAVLEEAKQKVFAGKQFILAGGLNSKNVAEGINTFSPDIVDVSSGVEGKCGKDKILIEEFIGKVREHGKNE
- a CDS encoding anthranilate synthase component II — translated: MILLIDNYDSFTYNLYQYMGIFTEDIKVVRNDKITIEEIEQLQPERIVLSPGPKNPKEAGICMDVVKKFYDKIPILGICLGHQCIGEALGGTVSYAKNLYHGKQSVIHHTGESIFTGINTPVKIARYHSLAVQKEDLPECLKILAETEDGEIMAMRHKDYPVVGLQFHPESIYTEHGKRMIDNFVNGVM
- the trpE gene encoding anthranilate synthase component I, whose amino-acid sequence is MKRILRVYKRTVSIVNETAIGMYEKLAGGKKGFLLESYDKNYDRYTIFGAEPEEIITSRGNALVIKHGEQEEVREGNPLELLKEYYNEFEIRKDVDGLSFNGGLVGNLGYDFVRYSEQLPDENPDEIGIETVQMILMTKFIVVDHVAETLTAVVLEEDSEEGKKRAKMLADEMIQEVRTVGSQKNTERKFVHDGKIVKKSDTLEQYSKKVEKIKEYIREGHIFQTVLSQRWTIETGQEGFELYKELRELNPSPYLYYFNYGGFEVIGSSPEMIVKQQGGRVFTCPIAGTRKRGKDVEEDAVLKADLLGDEKERAEHVMLVDLARNDMGRIAEFGTVKVTQFMEVQNYSHVMHIVSMVEGRKKGEYHPFDLAASFLPAGTLSGAPKIRAMEIIDELEESRRGLYGGATGYIDFDGDMDFCITIRTMVKKGNKVYLQAGAGIVADSKPEMEYQECCNKVMALAKTLVEEENL
- the trpC gene encoding indole-3-glycerol phosphate synthase TrpC; protein product: MILDKIVEDKKLRLPQHKAKISFETMRKLAEEYNESAISFKDALAKPGISVIGEFKKASPSLGNIQSKINLTDRIEEYNVSVDAISCLTEEDHFLGSVDYLKEIRKMSPLPIIRKDFMIDEYQFYEAKAIGANAILLIAAILDDVQMKDFYDLATELGLDALVETHDEREMERALKLDAEIIGVNNRDLRDFTIKLDTTKRLSAMVPKDKIFVAESGIVSDEDVKFLKDSRVDAFLIGRAFMEAENPRELARHWKSL